From Salinibacterium sp. ZJ450, one genomic window encodes:
- the ruvB gene encoding Holliday junction branch migration DNA helicase RuvB, whose protein sequence is MTESIVSPTPESEAELAFEGALRPRTLGEFVGQTKVRGQLQLLLQAAAMQNRTPDHILLAGPPGLGKTTLAMIVAQESGRPLRMSSGPAIQHAGDLAAVLSSLVPGEILFIDEIHRMARPAEEMLYLAMEDFRIDIMVGKGAGATSIPLDLSPFTLVGATTRSGLLPNPLRDRFGFTAHLEFYEDHELEHVISRAADLLGLEVEHRALGEIARRSRGTPRIANRLLRRVRDYALVTGTDAALPAVNAALELYDVDALGLDRLDRAVMQIILTRFDGGPVGLGTLAVSVGEEAETIESVVEPFLVRIGLLSRTPRGRVATRAAWTHFGVVPGEVALFGNDL, encoded by the coding sequence ATGACCGAGAGCATCGTCAGCCCGACCCCGGAGTCCGAGGCGGAACTCGCCTTCGAAGGCGCGCTGCGTCCCCGCACGCTCGGCGAGTTCGTCGGGCAGACAAAGGTGCGCGGCCAACTGCAACTGCTGCTGCAGGCCGCGGCCATGCAGAATCGCACGCCCGATCACATCCTGCTGGCCGGCCCGCCAGGGCTCGGCAAGACCACGCTCGCCATGATCGTCGCGCAAGAAAGCGGGCGCCCGCTGCGCATGTCGAGCGGCCCGGCCATCCAGCACGCCGGCGACCTCGCCGCGGTGCTGTCCTCCCTCGTTCCCGGTGAGATCCTCTTCATCGACGAGATCCACCGGATGGCCCGCCCGGCGGAAGAGATGCTGTATCTCGCCATGGAGGACTTCCGCATTGACATCATGGTGGGCAAGGGCGCCGGCGCGACCTCTATCCCGCTTGACCTGTCGCCGTTCACCCTGGTCGGCGCCACCACCCGCTCCGGCCTGCTCCCGAACCCGCTGCGCGACCGGTTCGGGTTCACCGCGCACCTCGAGTTCTACGAGGACCACGAACTCGAGCACGTCATCAGCCGGGCCGCCGACCTGCTCGGGCTCGAGGTGGAACACCGGGCCCTCGGCGAGATCGCCCGCCGCAGCCGCGGCACCCCCCGCATTGCCAACCGGCTGCTGCGCCGGGTGCGCGACTACGCGCTGGTCACTGGAACCGACGCCGCACTGCCCGCGGTCAATGCCGCCCTCGAGCTGTACGACGTCGACGCGCTTGGCCTCGACCGGCTTGATCGAGCGGTGATGCAAATCATCCTCACCCGCTTCGACGGGGGACCGGTGGGTCTCGGCACCCTCGCCGTGTCGGTCGGCGAAGAAGCGGAAACGATCGAATCCGTGGTCGAACCGTTCCTCGTACGTATCGGGCTGCTGTCGCGAACCCCGCGCGGCCGGGTCGCCACGCGGGCCGCCTGGACCCATTTTGGGGTAGTGCCGGGTGAGGTAGCGCTCTTTGGCAATGACCTATAA
- the ruvA gene encoding Holliday junction branch migration protein RuvA produces the protein MISSLRGTVLSAAGSLVVIEVGGVGLAVQVTPAHALSLRIGSEAMLRTALIVREDDLSLFGFADADELEVFDKLRSVTGVGPKSAMGVLAAMTPGQVAEAVATEDDAAFRKVSGIGPKTAKLIVLSLTGKLAVLPQSAPAPSAATSITDNVLVALVGLGWPEKVAAQALDEAVAHASEVERAGVSSLLRVALAQLGPALHGSRDGGDRA, from the coding sequence ATGATTTCTTCCCTCCGCGGCACCGTGCTCTCTGCCGCCGGATCCCTCGTCGTCATCGAGGTCGGGGGAGTAGGCCTCGCCGTGCAGGTCACCCCCGCTCATGCCCTCAGCCTGCGCATCGGCTCCGAGGCCATGCTGCGCACCGCCCTGATCGTGCGCGAAGACGACCTCAGCCTGTTCGGCTTCGCCGATGCCGACGAGCTCGAGGTGTTCGACAAGCTGCGCTCGGTCACCGGCGTCGGCCCCAAATCGGCGATGGGGGTGCTCGCCGCCATGACGCCGGGTCAGGTGGCTGAGGCGGTCGCCACCGAAGACGACGCCGCGTTCCGCAAGGTGTCGGGGATCGGACCGAAGACGGCGAAGCTCATCGTGCTGTCGCTCACCGGGAAGCTGGCGGTGCTGCCGCAGTCCGCCCCGGCTCCGAGCGCCGCAACCAGCATCACCGACAACGTACTCGTGGCTCTCGTCGGCCTCGGCTGGCCAGAGAAGGTCGCCGCCCAGGCCCTCGACGAGGCCGTCGCCCACGCCTCAGAGGTCGAGCGCGCCGGCGTCTCCAGCCTGCTGCGGGTAGCGCTGGCACAGTTGGGCCCGGCACTGCACGGCAGCCGAGACGGCGGTGACCGCGCATGA
- the ruvC gene encoding crossover junction endodeoxyribonuclease RuvC, whose amino-acid sequence MRVLGIDPGLTRCGVGVVDVQADRRATLVHVSVIRTPPELELEQRLLAIGRGIAAALDEFTPGAVALERVFAQHNVRTVMGTAQASGVAMHAAAERGLAVGLHTPSEVKASITGYGSADKKQVATMVARVLGLDSPPTPADASDALALAICHAWRRGATAAPTAGSAGGGLTPAQQAWREAEKSAAKRRL is encoded by the coding sequence ATCCGGGTGCTGGGCATCGACCCGGGTCTCACCCGGTGTGGGGTCGGAGTGGTGGACGTGCAGGCCGACCGCCGCGCCACCTTGGTGCACGTGTCCGTCATCCGCACGCCACCGGAACTCGAGCTGGAACAGCGTCTGCTGGCGATCGGGCGCGGCATCGCGGCGGCGCTGGACGAGTTCACCCCGGGTGCGGTCGCCCTCGAGCGAGTGTTCGCGCAGCACAACGTGCGAACCGTGATGGGCACCGCGCAGGCCTCCGGCGTGGCGATGCACGCCGCCGCCGAACGAGGCCTGGCCGTCGGACTGCACACGCCCAGCGAGGTGAAGGCGTCGATCACCGGGTACGGTTCGGCAGACAAGAAGCAGGTCGCCACGATGGTGGCGCGCGTACTCGGCCTGGACTCTCCGCCGACCCCGGCCGACGCATCCGACGCGCTCGCCCTGGCGATCTGCCACGCCTGGCGGCGCGGGGCGACGGCGGCACCGACCGCAGGGTCGGCCGGTGGCGGCCTGACCCCGGCCCAGCAGGCGTGGCGTGAGGCAGAAAAGTCGGCGGCCAAACGTAGGCTCTAA
- a CDS encoding YebC/PmpR family DNA-binding transcriptional regulator, protein MSGHSKWATTKHKKAVIDQRRAKSFAKLIKNIEVAAKMGGADLSGNPTLVDAIQKAKKTSVPNDNIDRAVKRGAGLSGESVDYQTIIYEGYAQGGVAMLIECLTDNKNRAAAEVRTAMTRGGGNMADPGSVAYNFNRKGVISVTKTDGLTEDDILMAVLDAGAEEVIDRGAGFEIITDPSDLVAARTALQDAGIDYDSADAEFVPNLHVDIDAETARKVFKLIDGLEDSDDVQNVFANFEVSAEVQAELDAEED, encoded by the coding sequence ATGTCAGGTCACTCCAAATGGGCAACGACGAAGCACAAGAAGGCGGTCATCGACCAGCGCCGTGCCAAGTCGTTCGCCAAGCTCATCAAGAACATCGAGGTCGCCGCGAAGATGGGCGGCGCTGACCTCTCCGGCAACCCGACCCTGGTCGACGCCATCCAAAAGGCCAAGAAGACCTCGGTTCCGAACGACAACATCGACCGCGCGGTCAAGCGCGGCGCCGGGCTGTCCGGCGAGTCGGTCGACTACCAGACCATCATTTACGAGGGCTACGCCCAGGGTGGCGTCGCCATGCTGATCGAGTGCCTCACCGACAACAAGAACCGGGCAGCCGCCGAGGTGCGCACCGCGATGACCCGCGGTGGCGGCAACATGGCCGACCCCGGCAGCGTTGCCTACAACTTCAACCGGAAGGGCGTCATCTCGGTCACCAAGACGGATGGCCTGACCGAAGATGACATCCTGATGGCCGTGCTCGATGCCGGCGCCGAAGAGGTCATCGACCGCGGCGCGGGCTTCGAGATCATCACCGACCCGAGCGACCTGGTCGCCGCGCGCACCGCGCTGCAGGATGCCGGAATCGACTACGACTCCGCGGACGCGGAATTCGTGCCGAACCTGCACGTGGACATCGATGCCGAAACGGCCCGCAAGGTGTTCAAGCTGATCGACGGCCTCGAAGACAGCGACGACGTGCAGAACGTCTTCGCGAACTTCGAGGTGTCCGCAGAGGTACAGGCCGAGCTCGACGCCGAAGAAGACTGA
- the pdxT gene encoding pyridoxal 5'-phosphate synthase glutaminase subunit PdxT, giving the protein MAGKPATIPVTVGVLALQGDFREHLEVLRSLGATAVPVRRAEELTAIDGLVIPGGESTVIDKLSRAFGVAEPVKQAIAAGMPVYGTCAGLIMIADRVLDAIEGQQSFGGLDVAVRRNAFGSQTESFEVELRMPVLGDPPVHAVFIRAPVVETVGDQVTALASLDDGRVVAVQQGNLLGTSFHPEITGDTRFHQYFLDRVRATAFRS; this is encoded by the coding sequence GTGGCTGGTAAGCCCGCAACGATCCCCGTCACTGTCGGAGTGCTCGCGCTCCAGGGAGACTTCCGTGAGCACCTCGAGGTGCTGCGCTCCCTGGGCGCGACCGCTGTTCCGGTGCGGCGCGCCGAGGAACTGACCGCGATCGATGGGCTGGTCATCCCCGGTGGGGAATCCACCGTCATCGACAAGTTGTCGCGCGCGTTCGGGGTCGCCGAACCGGTGAAGCAGGCGATTGCCGCCGGGATGCCCGTCTACGGCACCTGCGCCGGCCTGATCATGATCGCCGACCGCGTGCTCGATGCGATCGAAGGTCAGCAGAGCTTCGGCGGACTCGACGTGGCCGTGCGCCGCAACGCGTTCGGCTCGCAGACCGAATCTTTCGAGGTCGAACTGCGGATGCCGGTGCTCGGCGACCCGCCCGTGCACGCCGTGTTCATCAGGGCGCCGGTGGTCGAGACCGTCGGTGACCAGGTCACCGCGCTGGCCTCGCTCGACGACGGCCGAGTGGTCGCCGTGCAGCAGGGCAACCTGCTCGGCACCTCGTTCCACCCCGAAATCACCGGCGACACCCGGTTCCACCAGTACTTCCTCGACCGGGTGCGCGCCACAGCCTTCCGCTCCTAG
- the pdxS gene encoding pyridoxal 5'-phosphate synthase lyase subunit PdxS, with product MSDSTTFEHQGTSRVKRGLAEMLKGGVIMDVVTAEQARIAEDAGAVAVMALERVPADIRSQGGVARMSDPDLIDAIISSVSIPVMAKARIGHFVEAQVLQALNVDYIDESEVLSPADYVNHIDKWEFTIPFVCGATNLGEALRRINEGAAMIRSKGEAGTGDVSEATKHIRTIKGQIAALTAMSKDELYVAAKELQAPYDLVAEIAETGKLPVVLFTAGGVATPADAAMMMQLGADGVFVGSGIFKSGNPAARAAAVVKATTFYDDPSVIAEVSRGLGEAMVGINVSDLAAPHRLAERGW from the coding sequence ATGAGCGACAGCACCACTTTCGAACACCAGGGCACCAGCCGCGTCAAGCGTGGATTGGCCGAGATGCTCAAGGGCGGTGTCATCATGGACGTCGTCACCGCCGAGCAGGCTCGGATCGCCGAAGACGCCGGCGCTGTCGCCGTCATGGCGCTCGAGCGGGTACCCGCCGACATCCGCTCTCAGGGTGGTGTCGCCCGCATGAGCGACCCCGACCTGATCGACGCGATCATCTCCTCCGTCTCGATCCCGGTGATGGCGAAGGCCCGCATCGGCCACTTCGTCGAGGCGCAGGTGCTGCAGGCGCTGAACGTCGACTACATCGACGAGTCCGAGGTGCTGAGCCCGGCCGACTACGTCAACCACATCGACAAGTGGGAGTTCACCATTCCCTTCGTCTGCGGCGCCACCAACCTCGGTGAGGCGCTGCGCCGCATCAACGAGGGCGCGGCGATGATCCGCTCGAAGGGTGAAGCCGGCACCGGAGACGTGTCAGAGGCGACCAAGCACATCCGCACGATCAAGGGGCAGATCGCCGCCCTGACCGCGATGAGCAAGGACGAACTGTACGTCGCGGCGAAGGAACTGCAGGCGCCGTACGACCTGGTCGCCGAGATCGCCGAAACCGGCAAGCTGCCGGTCGTGCTGTTCACCGCCGGTGGCGTCGCCACCCCCGCGGATGCGGCCATGATGATGCAGCTCGGCGCCGACGGCGTGTTCGTGGGCTCCGGCATCTTCAAGTCGGGCAACCCGGCGGCGCGCGCCGCGGCAGTGGTCAAGGCCACCACCTTCTACGACGACCCGTCGGTCATCGCCGAGGTGTCGCGCGGACTCGGTGAGGCCATGGTCGGGATCAACGTCTCCGACCTCGCCGCCCCGCACCGCCTCGCAGAACGTGGCTGGTAA
- a CDS encoding HIT domain-containing protein has protein sequence MEYGHAESSDDFAAVPDSFQRLWTPHRIAYIQHGQAPGKDECPFCIAPSKDDEQALIVARGTHAYVLLNLFPYNSGHLLVCPYRHIATYDEATPDEVAEIGMLTQTAMRVLTHTAGAHGFNIGMNQGRIAGAGIADHLHQHIVPRWAQDSNFFPIIAGTKAVPRLLGEVRDEVAAAWPSPDPE, from the coding sequence ATGGAGTACGGGCACGCGGAGTCGTCGGACGACTTCGCCGCCGTGCCCGACTCCTTCCAGCGGTTGTGGACGCCCCACCGCATCGCGTACATCCAGCACGGCCAGGCGCCGGGCAAGGATGAATGCCCGTTCTGCATCGCCCCGAGCAAGGATGACGAGCAGGCGCTGATCGTGGCCCGCGGCACGCACGCATACGTTCTGTTGAACCTGTTCCCGTACAACAGTGGTCACCTGCTGGTCTGCCCGTACCGACACATTGCGACCTATGACGAGGCCACGCCAGACGAGGTCGCCGAAATCGGTATGCTCACACAGACGGCGATGCGTGTTCTCACCCACACGGCCGGCGCACACGGATTCAATATCGGCATGAACCAAGGCCGAATCGCGGGCGCGGGCATTGCGGATCACCTGCATCAACACATCGTTCCGCGGTGGGCGCAAGACTCGAATTTCTTCCCGATCATCGCCGGAACGAAAGCCGTTCCCCGCCTGCTGGGCGAGGTACGCGACGAAGTGGCGGCCGCGTGGCCCAGCCCCGACCCCGAGTAG